Genomic DNA from Manihot esculenta cultivar AM560-2 chromosome 15, M.esculenta_v8, whole genome shotgun sequence:
aaattttaatataaggtTTGTTaagtttattttcaaatttttaataattatatgtaAGTTAATTAAtcgttaatataattttaattcaaattatatagcaaggttattttttaatcaacttacatattttgaaatttgattgttcttgaataattttaaaggtagattatattatattaatttaatatattaatattatttttaattagtctCATAATATTATTCAACAAATTCATGAATATAAAGtgttttattctttatttttgaaattaagcTTTATTAATCAtagcatattaaaaaaaaaataaaattaaccgaATTAAGTTCAATATAATCCCAGCCAATGGATTCTCTCAATATACTCACTCTAAAATTTCAAGTGTTGAGTAAAAATCTTATAAAATATCATACTCTAAAATAAAACACAAAAGAGTTTGACAATAAAGAGTTTTACCTTTTGTTTATTAAATCAagcatattaaatttaaattaaaaatattgtgTGCGTACAATTACACAAACgtcttttattattaatttttttaatttatttttttttactattaaattagtTTTCATTGGCATAACGAAGGCTAGTTAATAGTTATTATTACAATAAGActttgtttattttatatatatggaCAATTCTAAAAATTCAAGGCGCGCATTTGATTTTAatccaaactttttaattttagtttaattgatctaattttaattaatttataattttttaaaattaattatttatatgataatttaataatttagttaacATGCTgtgtatattattattattattttatatataagttAATGATCAAATGATTAAAAAGCTgcgtttatattattttatattttaatttaattaatctaatattTAGATTTgagtgtaattttaattaatttttaaaaattaaaatataaaagttaaaatagaatgttaaattataatattttattattttttaaatataaattaattatatatatataaataatattaactcatatttaattataattaaataaaatatttaattataaaaataatagtaatttgATTTCACAATTTCAACCATAAATAAATTTTGTGcagtattaataattataaatattttataatagatatattatttttaattattttatatatattattatattaaattaaataatatatttactataaaatatttataattattattataaaataaaatttaactaaattacatatatattaattatattatttatctttaatttaattttaaaaattagttaaaattatataaatataaatattgagtgaatttatttaatatttaaatatttaaattaaaatataaaataatataaatattaaattttttcaaaaaattaatcaattaaaaaataattataataatacacGTTACaggctaattaaataattaatttactacataaattattaaatttaaaaatttaaaaattacttaaaattatattaaaatgtaaatattgaatcaattaaataaaaatcaagagatttagattaaaatataaatgtgtgcaaatataagatatttttaaatcaattggcatatatatatatataatattttatatattttttaatattttagatttttaaaaaatttagttaataaaaaaatatttttctatttaaagaaaaattaagtcatttaaattaaaaaaatcattttatacactttaaaaattctaataagatttatatataaatttattaatatattttatttctaaattaatattaaataacaaaaaataattattttattaaaaaaatattttttatgcaaaatatttttaaaaaataaatataaattatttaccacgaaacaaataaaatctaaattatacgataaaaataagttatggtgataatttttttggttcgattttctaattaaatattaactcagctgtgatataaattaaaaaaaaaaaaaatttggagGCTTAAAAATGATATATGGAGGAAGAGGTGAAATGCGATGATCACCGTTCATGAAAATATCAGAGCAATGGGTCCCATACGAGAAATCGAGTCTCTCTTTTAATACTGACCAAACCGTTGGTTCCTTTTTATGCTAAACCTTATCAAACCACTTTCCTCCGACCTAACTTCTGGTCCATAAAACACCAGGCAAGCAGGCCACCTCTCACTGACCTCTCTCTGATCTCTCTCTTTGAATGGCCAACATATCAGAGCTCTCATCAACGGCGTCATCGTCGTCGTCTTCATCGTCGCCAGGACAAAGTTCTTCCTCATTGACCTGCAGTACTCCAAGCATTCAAATGGTCTCGAAATCGGTATCCGAAAGGCTTCTCGGGAAGTTCTTTGATGCATCGCAATATGATTTTGATTATGAGCAAAGTGGTCTGTGGTCTCCCCCGATTCCGAGAACGGTTTTCTTGGTATCTGCGGGTAATGTTTGCTCTCAGGAGGAGTTTTTCTCCAAGCTTAAGAAAGCAAAGAAGCCATGGAGAAAGCGCATTGCTTGTTTTTGTGTATGTCTCTTCATTGCCCAATTGATTTCTCTACATCCTCGTTTGAGTGATAATCGGTTTGGACTTTTGATTTCTTCTGTTTTATATGTATTCGctcttcttgtttttttttctctctctatagAAAATCTGACATTGAAACtgccttttctttttcaattttcattttaatatatatagaaaatatttgaAGTTAATGAAGCCTTTGTAACTCTTCctattttcaatataaatagattattagtttagaatttttcttaaaaaaaaaattgatatatgaacaattttttaagaaataaatcatttaaattataacttaattaaaatatataattcgaCTATTAAACTATGAAGTTAATGACTATTTAATTCATAATACTTGTTTATACGATTTGctcaaatctattaattaatttcttaatatttttaatttttacaagaaAGAAATGTTAATTTATAATTGTTTAATGAGTATATATGTCTATAGGGATAAAGATTTTGCCTTTTTTTCCTATTGAATCTATAATTtcattcctttatttttttgtggtagtggattaattaattaatgattatataaaataaatatt
This window encodes:
- the LOC110602400 gene encoding uncharacterized protein LOC110602400 produces the protein MANISELSSTASSSSSSSSPGQSSSSLTCSTPSIQMVSKSVSERLLGKFFDASQYDFDYEQSGLWSPPIPRTVFLVSAGNVCSQEEFFSKLKKAKKPWRKRIACFCALWWC